TTTTGCTAATGAGTTCAGTGACATTTGAACCCCCCCTTGACTGCATAAGAGATGCAAAGCTACATAAATCCCCCCTCGCATTATTACAATGAGAAATTATAGGAATTTCAATGAGCAACAACTTTTGTCTGATATGGTATTGTTTGAATGGGGGGGGGTTGTGTCAAATATCTCTGACTTGGATAGGCACTAAAATGTTTTACTTCTTTGCTCAACTCTATTGCAGATAAACATGTTAGTTTCTTGAACTAAGGATAAAGGATAGAGCTAATCCCTGATCACACATGAACTATCAGAGAAAGTTCAGGAGATAAATTTAGCTTGGGCTAAGGCAAGGCTGATTGATTCTAAGTCTAACTGGCAGTCCTGTAGACGCTCCAGAAATAGATGTCCACCCCTTGTTAGAAAAGCAACATtttatcaaaatgtatttgtcacatgcgccaaatacaacaggtgtagaatttaccgtaaaatgcttacttacaagcccttaactttatttcttgaactgcattgttggttaagaaaatatttactaaataaaatgtaaaaattaaaaataaaaagtagcACAAAATAACGAAGCTATTTGTACACTAcaattcaaaggtttggggtcaaacaaataaatgtccttgttttccatgaaaacatacatgaaatgagttgcaaatttaaataggaaatatagtcaagacgttgacaaggttataaatgatttttaattgaaataataattgtgtccttcaaactttttcatcaaagaatcctccatttgcagcaattacagccttgcagacctttggctttctagttgtcaatttgttgaggaaatctgaagagatttcaccccatgcttcctgaagggcacttcttatgtaccatacggtcaagctgctcccacaacagctcaatagggttgagatccggtgactgtgctagCCACTCTATTATAGACAggataccagctgactgcttcttccctaaatagttattgtatagtttggagctgtgctttgggtcattgtcctgtggtaGGAGGAAATTGAGCACCGTCCACATggtatggcgttgcaaaatggagtgatagccttccttcttcaagatcccttttaccctgtacaaatctcccactttaccaccaccaaagcatccccagaccatcacattgcctccacaatgcttgacagatggtgtcaagcactcctccagcatcttttcattttttctgcctCTCACGAACGTTCTTCtatgtgatccgaacacctccaacttagattcgtctgtccATTACACTTTTTTcagtcttcctctgtccagtgtgtgttcttttgcccatcttaatcttttctttttttttggccagtctgagatatggctttttctttgcaactctgcctacaaggccagcatccctgagtcgcTTCGTCActgctgacgttgagactggtgttttgcggatactatttaatgaagctgtcagttgaggacttgtgaggcgtctatttctcaaactaaacactaatgtacttgtcctcttgcccaGTTGTGcaacggggcctcccactcctctttctattctggttagggccagtttgcgctgtactgtgaagggagtagtacacagcattgtatgagctcttcagtttcttggcaatttctcgcatggaacagccttcatttctcagaacaacaatagactgacgagtttcagaagaagggtctttgtttctggccattttgagcctgtaatcgaacccagaaatgctgatgctccggatactcaactagtctaaaggccagttttattgcttctttaattcaGGACaagagttttcagctgtgctaacataattgcaaaatggttttctaatgatcaattagccttttaaaatgataaactcggattagctaacacaacgtgccattggaacacaggagtgatagatgCTGATtgtgggcctctgtacgcctatgtagatattccattaaaactgtgccgtttccagctacaatagtcatttacaacattaacaatgtaatTTCAAattaacactgtatttctgatcaatttgatgttttttttttttaaatggacaaaaaaagtagcctttctttcaaaaacaaggacatttctacgtgaccccaaacttttgaacggtagtgtatatgtttTAGTACTTTTAGCCCTTTCTCGTgatttccaattggtagttagtcttgtcccatcgctgtaactcccctacggactcggaagaggcgaaggtcaagagccacatgtcctccgaaacacgaccctgccaagccgcactacttcttgacacactgctcacttaacccgaaAGTCAGCCCCACcaacgtgtcagaggaaacaccgtccagctgcTGACCGAAGTCTAGCCTGCAGGTACCCGGCCCACCACAAAGAGTCGCTAGAGCTCAACGGTACAAGAAAATCAAGAAAATGTCACTTTCATagcacacagcaaattggccagcgTTAATTAGTaaatttttcagtgtaacatttctagtgttgattcaggagttaaGTTAACACTAagtggtgtaaaataaccccaGTGATGTTACTAACCAGAGTTTAACCAAAACCAcagccatcattatcatatttcccagcatgctctactgcaggtatatttttttattgtgtgaTTCAATATCCATGTTTTGATTGATTATTCTTCTGCTTCccaaatataaataacattttttttctaAACGAATCCAATCTGTTACCTGGACTTACTGCACCTGATACTGAAAtgtttgttccagtttagatgatttAGGTAGTGTCATACTTTAGTCTTcccaaccctggcagtcattctgaatgcaggttgtaaGTGAATAAAAATTCAAAATGTTGGATATCCCTCCTCTGGCTGGAAttcaataggaattacacaaCTTTACAAGCCAGCAttatgtgacttgcaggcctgatgtgatctgtaaaccatgagttttagggtaaaactaggccctcaaaaCAAGGCCTTACAAACTATGTAGTGTATTGTGTTAAATAATAACATTTTAACAATAACATATTCACATAGGATTTTACTTGGTGAAGGCCACAGTGCTGAAAATTAATGAATATAacaatcatgtctctgtcactagcaaACACAGTCAAGGGTGGTACTGGTAATTAAAATGTACTCGAAAGGCACCTTGGGAAATATACAAATGAGGATCAGCACCTTATTTGCTTAAAATAAGGTATTGGAGTGTGTGGTTCTTCAGTGAACCATCCCATTTAAGGTTATTCAAATAACCTAGAATGGTTACCCTATGGCATCGCTCTTAGGAACTTTATTTGGTTCATCAAGCTCgaaaccctgggtctcgaccccgccctgtgcaactgggtactggactgcctgacgggccgcccccaggtggtgagggtaggtaacaacatctccacctcgctgatcctcaacacttgggccccacaagggtgcgttctgagccctctcctgtactccctgttcacccacgactgcgtggccacacacgcctccaactcaaccatcaagtttgcggacgacactacagtggtaggcttgattaccaacaacgacgagacggcctacagagaggaggtgagggccctcagagtgtggtgtcaggaaaataacctcacactcaacgtcaacaaaactaaggagatgattgtggacttcaggaaacagcagagggagcacccccctatccacatcgatgggacagtaatgaagagggtagtacgttttaagttcctcggcgtacacatcacagacaaactgaattggtccacccacacagacagcatcgtgaagaaggctcagcagcgcctcttcaacctcaggaggctgaagaaatttggcttgtcaccaaaaacactcacaaacttctcagatgcacaatcgagagcatcctgtcgggctgtatcaccgcctggtacggcaaatgctccgcccacaaccgcaaggctctccagagggtagtgaggtctgcacaacgcatcaccgggggcaaactacctgccctccaccTACacaacccgatgtcacaggaaggccataaagatcatcaaggacaacaaccacccgagccactgcctgttcaccccgctatcattcagaaggcgaggtgagtacaggtgcatcaaagcagggaccgagagactgaaaaacagcttctatctcaaggccatcagactaactaacattgaatggctgctgccaacacactgactcaactccagccactttaataatgggaattgatggaaattgatgtaaaaatgtatcactagccactttaaacaatgctacttaatttaatgtttacataccctacattattcatctcatatgtatatactgtactcaataccatcttgcctatgccgttctgtaccatcactcattcatatatctttatgcaCATATTcgttatccctttacacttgtgtgtataaggtagtagttttggaattgttaggttagattactcattggttattactgcattgtcgggactagaagcataagcatttcgctacacttgcattaacatctgctaaccatgtgaatgtgacaaataaatttgatttgatctgaaccTTTATTTTTAATAGTGTactataaaacattttattttgcaTACCCATAATGCCTAATATTTAGAACACAAGTATGGGTATTCAGACACAGCCATTGACTGGCTTCTGGTCCCTGTGATACGGGGGTTATAAGTTATATGCAGTAGACGTATGGACACTGACACACCATCCCTATAAAGCCTTATCTGAGCTCATAGACACCCTCTTGTCAATGGGGTGTGTTACAGGTGAGTGTTTGTATATCACATAATATTCATGTCCAGTTGGCACGAAACAGGGGGGCATTTGAAACAGGGCAGTACAACACAACCAACTTGTCTAAAAACACTCCATTTCCCAGGATTCCCTGGGATAACAATGGCGGCTCACCTGACAATGTCCATGGCCTGGTAGATGATTTCTGATTGGTCCACCCCAATGACCATTTTGGCTCCCGCTCTGGCGGCGAACATAGAAAGGATGCCCGTCCCACAGCCCACATCTAGCACCACCTGCAGTATAGGAGGTAGAAGTGCAGTATAGGAGGTAGAAGTGCAGTATAGGAGGTAGAAGGGGAAACTTCCCCTTCCTTATAACTAGTAAAGGATCGGCTGATTAGCGTGTTAAGAAGGGTAGATAGAAATGTTCTAACAGGGGTGTAGACCAGGGGCTGGCCAATAATTTAGTCCCGAGGGCCACATCAGGAATTAAATTCAGCGGACGATTTGTTCGTCAAAAGAAAAAGGGCTGGTATTAGAAAAACACACAAagtaggtccattataatttctatATACTTGCTATCTAGTTAAAAGATGTTCAAGAGTGGCCaggagtgttttttttaaatggccagTGAAATCAGAAACACAATATTCCTGTGTTTCATATATACTTCCACACAAGGAGGTTGGAATAAtcctgtgaaaattatgataatgcccttttagtgtgagCTTTTTGAAAAGGCCGCCTGAAATTTTAGACTGTTTTGGTAGGATGGAGTTTTGACCTACCTATTGACATCTGAGAAGGAGCTACGGGAAAAGGATTGAGCTACACACAAAACAGCAAACACATAGCCCTCGTAATACAAACCATTTTCAACTTCCCTCACAAACATTTCTCCCTCTGATATACTCCTATCCTGTGGCCTGGCTGGTCTAGTGACATGGGTTTGAATCCAGCCTACAGCCCTTCGACACAATCTCTATCTTTTCCCACTGTCGTTCTCTTTCACAATCCGTACAAGGAAAATCTGAAAATACCTTCAAGATATATTTTCAAGAGATACTTATTTCTGGTACGCTGAAGGACCATACTGGGGGCGAGGTGCAGGAGAGGAGCCAGAGTGTTTATCACAATGACAGGGGTTGCGGCAGGTCAACATAACCCTTATCCACCGCCACTCCGATGACAGGGATAACAATACCCAGACCAAACCCTGCGTTTCTTCTTCCAGCAACCGTCCTGTTTCCTACCCATTCTCTCCCATCCCTAACCCCTTTGACTGAAAAAttgctccacccccccccccccaacctatCATCTACCCCCTCCCTCGGGGCATACCCGGTGGCAACACATAAGGGATGGCCTTGGAGATGGACGCTGCCTGCTTCCAATGACAGTGCACGGTTGGGGAGGAAGGGTGGCAATAAGGGGGTTGGTGTGCGCTCGTTATCAGCACTCCACAGTCCCCGGCCAAGAGGCGCTACAGTGCGTAATGAAGTCGCAGCGTTTTAAACGAGGCGCCGTCACCGCCATAGCAATCTATATTTTAAAACCTGCACTGCCAAGTTCTTTGCTCACCTTGTCCTTGAACACTTCCGGGTTGAGGTACATGAAGTCCCTGTAGCTTTCTGTGCGCACTTTATCCTGAAAGGAAGGCACAAAGAGCATTCAGGTCATCCATTACCATGGGCAGAGAAAACAATCATAGAGCATGTCTTCAGAAACAACATAAACTGTAACAAGTTATCCAGTCACCCGAGACCAAGGTGTGTGTGTCACAGCAGGGCGGGATGGACGGTTGTATGTCTATGAGGTGGAGAGTTCCCGTGAAGAGGAGAGATTACATGTTTGTGCTTGTATGTGGTGTCATCTCGTGGAATCAGAGCTGACTGGGGATTTGACTCCACGGTAAATGAGTATAATGCATGCTAGGCTGAGCAATCTAAAGAAAAGTAGACTCAAtctaacatagaaatagaaaggaCTGGCATCGTTTCAACCATTCCATGAGGAATCTAGTTGGTCAGGACGGGCTAATTAACCTGCCAATCAAATCTTTACGCTTTTCAGAAGGAGGCCTTTTACGTACCCATGAAACACACATTTAAAACGCACAACTTATCCGCACTCATTTCGGATGATGCCTTCTCATGCTGTTGGTGTGTTGACAGAAACAGAACAAACCATCAAATATTTTGCCAAATTACAGATAAATCCCAATAGGAGCGGTTTCCCAGAAAcagagattctccattgagcttgcttttagtccaggactaggtttaATAGTGTCAAGGAAACCACCCCCACCCCATGGTGTTGAAATAAATCACAAATCAATTAGAAGATTAAATCCGATCTGTTCCAAAGactgcttctacatctgcactgcttgctgtttggggttttaggctggggttctgtacagcactttgtgacatcggctgatgtaaaaaaaaaaaaaaaggctttacaaataaatttgattgattgatctgaCATGAAACCTgacctcatattcattatattaGTCTGACATGAGGAGTAGCGAAGGATCCTTGGAGCAAGGATGATTGAAAACCAGAGCTTCTAGTAATAGAGAATTGATTCTTCAAGATTTATCTTTGATAACTTGCCCGGAGAAACAGACTGAACTTAGATGATGGGGCAGGGAAGGAAGTGGGAGGGTTACATGGTGAgactcactttctctctcgccctgtcttaagcacgcacacacacacaccgtgaccAACAGTGATCCACTTTATGGCAGCCCATAAAAGAGTTGACGATCTTCTACCGCAAACGTGGTTCCTCTTTCCTCCGAGGAATGGTTTTTGATGGAGTTTAGTCTgacgtatatacatatatgacacaAACATTAACAGTGCTAAGCACCAATCAGAGAGAGGGAACGGATCATGTCGAAGCACTGCGGTAAtaagtgagagaggaagagagggttgaCCACCTAGCATTCCCACCCACACCtctccttccacacacacacaacttataaTGCTTAAGAAGTGTGAAATACAATTACCACATCTCAAATCCCCACCATGGTATAGTAATGCTGATGTTTTGCATGAGAGCTCACTCCTTATTGCTGATTTGTCACTGAGAAAAACTTAATGTTATCAACATCATAGTTTGCAAAGAGTCGATCATTTTCATTTAATGCTACATCGAGCCTTTAGGATAAACCGCACTGCTAAACCtgcgtccctcctctctctgcagtgtctACTGAATTAAGAAGAAGAGGGCATGAGTGTATGCATATGCGCAGGCATGCCATTGTGGTAGCGGACCTTAAGCATCTCCTCATGGATGCTGTAGTGGCCATATGAGCTGAAGTAGGCCTCGTCCTCGTCCTCCCGGAGCTCAGCCACGGCACCCAAGGACCCGGTGCCCCGACCCACATCCGCATTCAATACTAGACCCTGGGCCAGCAACCTGAAACAAATACAATAGTATTTTTACAACAGAGCAGGATGAGGTTGCCTTAGACCCTGATCAGTTTTGcaccaccccctcccccccaccaccatgatTTAAGGTTCAGAttggctgatcctagatcagcacttacGGGCAACTTCTATCCGGAATGTATTGGAACAGATTTACCACAGCACAGTCACACACTTACAGCACCAAccgcacacacacttacagcaCAATAAATGGAAAGACAGCATCTATatccccccactccccctctaTGCAGCAGTGgaatttccctccctcccttctcctcctaaACAAAGGAAAGGCCTCTGCAATACTGAGTTCACTGAGTCCCTCTGCTGGCCGCAGGTGGGAGGTGCAGGTGTGAGAATGAGAAACACCAGTGCGCAGGGATCAAATGCAGGGATCCATTTGGTAGCAATATGTGACCAATTGACTTGACTGTgcaagtaaaaatatatatattggtcGCATCAGTGCCATCTGGAAATTCTAGGTGGTTACTTCACTCAAACTTTGGTATTTTTGTGGCGGCTAAAACtgatttggtcaaacagtaaAGTCCATTACCCTGGCCTGATTCCTTAATGACAGTTTCTGCCCTACCCCTGTACCAGTTTCACTGGTAGCTGCTGTGATGAGACAcactcaccccttctcccactgAGTGCCCCAAGGAGAGGAATAGAAAATGCGTTTTGATTGCGCAATTGAGGACActggaggccgtcattgtaaacaataatttgttcttaactgacttgcctagttaaataaaaggtcaagtaaaaaatgtattaaaacataCTATACTTTAGGTCAGAAGTCAGGGTCTCTTGATTCGGTCGTGTcgggtgaactgttgtgtcctcacctttgtTCTGATCATTTCCCGAAAAGGAAAAGGTGCAACGCTCGCTTaccattaaaaacacattttcttgaAGCAACTATTAAAAGCTTAAGCAATAAAATATTGTGTTTTCAATGGTGGTTGAGCACCGTCCAATACTtcccctttcaattgctaccatggttatgcatatgcttcTCATATTTCTTGTTAGAAACATTTCAATTGGACCCTATCCATAAAGGACATATTCCctcgagtgtaaagggttaatgtAGTAATTTGTATTTCTGTAATAAAATCAGAAGTGGTAGCAGTGGCGATGCTAataacagtaatagtagtagtaagtAGCAGTAATTAACAAAAATGTCAATAGTAGTGTGAGCAGCACTGACTTGAGTTTGTGTAGGTCGTCCATGGCTCTGGCCAGGGCCTCCTCTGTGCGCTGGGCCCTCTCCTCTGCAGCCTGGGCCCTCTGCAGAAGAGCATCAGAGGAGCGGCTGGCTTCACACTGGCCCCCAGTAGAGGGGCCAGCCAAAATCCCCTTCCCCTCACACAGTTCTTCCAGATCTAACAAAAAGGGAGAGACTCACTTGAACACATTTCAAAAACGGGAAGATAACGACTGCCTACTCTACTAACAGTACTGTGTACAATCGCATCTCTGCCCAACCTCCTTTGTGTGAACCACGCCAGTAACGTCACCCCATGCAAATTTCCAGTCACAATGAGGCACTAATGGGTTGCAACAACTCAAATAATACCAGATAAAAGAAAACAGCACTGCAGTTTCACTCTGTTTATAATGACAGCTTAAAGGCTTTGTTGGTTTTAAACAGGTTCAAGTTGTTCTTTAAAACAACATAGGATATTGATGCAAAACCCCACATCTGGTGAAAACATTCTAAATATACCTGCAATGCAGTTACCCTTTATCTGTTCGTGATTAAATGGAGGCCTTTGAGTTGAACAATGAAAGCCAGTACCTATCTGCAGTAAGGGGTCATCCTGTAAAGCTGGCCTCATGTACTCATCACTCTCCCAGGGAATAGAACACTCAGGCAGCGAAGACAAGCTCTGCCCACTGCACTtctgcaaacacaaacacacagccattattGTCCATGAACTTGGAAAACCAGGGATGTATTTGGTACGACATAGAATGGCGAACTGTTTTAACGATAAGACACAGAAGTAACTGATTCATTTCGGAGGTTCGAGAACCTAAAATTCATGATTAATCAAATCATAGCTGTAAAGGATCTATGAAAAATACTATTGAACATCtataattatgtttttgtttacATGCGTGTTGGAAAAGGCTCCTGCAAACTGCATGCTTGCAATAATATCAGCAATAGTGCTTCCCACACAAGATAGGCCCAAAGATAATTATGATGTTTTCAATATTCCTGATATTAAATCCCTGGAAAGGTCCTTTGGGGGAAGGatgtttggcatacatttgaaATCTGTATCCAAAATAATAATACAGGAAAGTTGGGAAATGTGTGACATAAGACACTACAATGATTAGCTTGTAGATACTACACAGCCAGTGTGGTGTCATTTGAAACCTTATTGGAGGCTCTGAAATATGAATATTGTTTAGACACAATTTCTTAAAATTAATTTatggataattttttttttaacttcctGATTTTAATCCTAACTTTGGTTATTTCTCAGTAATTATTTTGGATACGGATTTCAAAAGGCATGCCAAGCATCCTTCCCGCATTTGCCCTTTCTATGGATTTCCTTTCAGTAAGATCCAAAACACtatacactgaacacaaatataaaggcaacatgaaacaatttcaaccattttactgagttacagttcatataaaggaaATCAGTCGGtaaaaaataaattcattagggcctaatctatggactATGCTCTCCCAGGCCTACCCGCTTTGgagccagaccccccccccccgacgatcccgcaagtgaagaagccagatgtggaggtcctggggtgGTGTGGTTACAAGTGGTCTACGGCTGAGAGGCCAGTTGGacgcgtactgccaaattctctaaaactacattggaggcaacttatggtagagaaatttaaataaaatgttctgccaacagctctggtggacattcctgtagtcagcatgacagttgcaccctccctcaaaacttgagacaactGTTGCATTATGTTGTGAGACAAAATTGcaaattttagagtggccttttattgtccacagccaAATAGCCTTgtgaaatgatcatgctgtttaatcagcttcttgatatgccacacctgtcaggtggatggattatcttgccaAAGAAAaactgctcactaacagggatgtaaacaaatgtgtgcaccaaatttgagagaaatacgttttttgttcATAGGAAGAATTtgagggatcttttatttcagctcatgaaaccaacactttacatgttgcgttcttTCTATCAGGTAGTCTAAACACCTGTTCTTTTGCAATGTCAATTTCTATAAAATGTCTAACCTCAATCTCAGCTTCGAGAGACGACTACACTTCCAAATGACAAGAAGCAAGGATGAGACCTGGGTCATTACTATTTTACCTGGACCATGCTTTGGCCAAAGATCTGAAGTCACTCTGTATCAAAACACAATAAGGGATGTGCTTACCTCTGTTCGTATGTAGTTTATCATCTTGATGTAGCCATAGTCATCTAATTCTACGGGGAAGGATTTTAACAACATCAGATGTGAGGATGGATTATATCATGACCTTAAAACAATGATAACTCTTTATCAGAGAAGTTTGCAAACTTACTGTGTTTCTTAACCACTTCTACAAGGTCGACTTGATGCTCGACTAGGCAGTGTTGTAGTGTTTCTGGTCCAGAATTTGACATCCTGAGAAAACATGAGGGAGAAGATATATTTTAACCATCAACACTTTCAGAGAGAGACAACTATTTCACACCAGATTAAATATATCGGTGAGttgcttaaaaaaaaacaatgataCACACTTGTCACAGAATAAGCAAGTAACTTGAACGTTGTTGTCATTTGCCTCCATCCACTGCCACTGTTCCTCATTATCACTGTCTGAGAGATCGGGCACATCGTCCCCTGCCCCACCGTCGTGATCTGTCACAGTGTCAGCAAAGGTGTCAGTCAGCACAGACAGGTACATTATAATCATCGTTGGTGTCAGTGTCAAACATTGCATGAACTGGCTGTAGCCATCACAAGTTCAACCACATTTTTTTTCAATGCAGGTTTCGTTTAATATGAGTTAACGTGGTAATCCAATTAGCTGCATGGAGTATAGTCAATACAAGCTCAGCTATCAAGCTGGTTAGTTAGTTTGCATACCGGTATAGGAAATGCGttagctaatttagctagctagctacataagcaACATTACATGACTTCAAATTAACAACTATTTTAAGTATAAAATATCCAAATTACAATATGATGACCGATCTCTGTAGTGCACCATTCAGTATTTCTATTATTATAGTTTTCTATCACTATTTACGTAACTCACGTGTACCTGTGTATTCCGCCATGCTGTCTCCTTGGTTTCAGCAGTGTACACGCTGCTTCCGGGTCTAGTTCCAACGTGTACTTACAGACAGTGGTCACTAGGGGGTCAACAACATTCTTCTTCTATGAt
The genomic region above belongs to Oncorhynchus mykiss isolate Arlee chromosome 6, USDA_OmykA_1.1, whole genome shotgun sequence and contains:
- the prmt3 gene encoding protein arginine N-methyltransferase 3 isoform X1, with product MAEYTGTHHDGGAGDDVPDLSDSDNEEQWQWMEANDNNVQVTCLFCDKMSNSGPETLQHCLVEHQVDLVEVVKKHKLDDYGYIKMINYIRTEKCSGQSLSSLPECSIPWESDEYMRPALQDDPLLQIDLEELCEGKGILAGPSTGGQCEASRSSDALLQRAQAAEERAQRTEEALARAMDDLHKLKLLAQGLVLNADVGRGTGSLGAVAELREDEDEAYFSSYGHYSIHEEMLKDKVRTESYRDFMYLNPEVFKDKVVLDVGCGTGILSMFAARAGAKMVIGVDQSEIIYQAMDIVRSNQLQDRVTLIKGRIEEVKLPVEKVDIIISEWMGYFLLFESMLDSVLYARDLYLAEGGSVYPDRCTISLAAVGDTEKHQDRIAFWDDVYGFKMACMKRAVVPEAVVQVLKPDTLISKPAVIQGIDCNAVSLSELEFASDFCLKITDSTDCTAIVGYFDIFFDRYCGNKVMFSTGPQVTKTHWKQTVFLLENPIPVQAGEELQGRITIRKNKKDPRSLFITFDLHDMKQTYSLQ
- the prmt3 gene encoding protein arginine N-methyltransferase 3 isoform X3, which gives rise to MAEYTGTHHDGGAGDDVPDLSDSDNEEQWQWMEANDNNVQVTCLFCDKMSNSGPETLQHCLVEHQVDLVEVVKKHKLDDYGYIKMINYIRTEKCSGQSLSSLPECSIPWESDEYMRPALQDDPLLQIDLEELCEGKGILAGPSTGGQCEASRSSDALLQRAQAAEERAQRTEEALARAMDDLHKLKLLAQGLVLNADVGRGTGSLGAVAELREDEDEAYFSSYGHYSIHEEMLKDKVRTESYRDFMYLNPEVFKDKVVLDVGCGTGILSMFAARAGAKMVIGVDQSEIIYQAMDIVRSNQLQDRVTLIKGRIEEVKLPVEKVDIIISEWMGYFLLFESMLDSVLYARDLYLAEGGSVYPDRCTISLAAVGDTEKHQDRIAFWDDVYGFKMACMKRAVVPEAVVQVLKPDTLISKPAVIQGIDCNAVSLSELEFASDFCLKITDSTDCTQLLLHPEHGRDLPQERTLDTHHLIYTSKPPWGVIMDMDLRQAHLLCAFSDYLLRKYN
- the prmt3 gene encoding protein arginine N-methyltransferase 3 isoform X4 translates to MAEYTGTHHDGGAGDDVPDLSDSDNEEQWQWMEANDNNVQVTCLFCDKMSNSGPETLQHCLVEHQVDLVEVVKKHKLDDYGYIKMINYIRTEKCSGQSLSSLPECSIPWESDEYMRPALQDDPLLQIDLEELCEGKGILAGPSTGGQCEASRSSDALLQRAQAAEERAQRTEEALARAMDDLHKLKLLAQGLVLNADVGRGTGSLGAVAELREDEDEAYFSSYGHYSIHEEMLKDKVRTESYRDFMYLNPEVFKDKVVLDVGCGTGILSMFAARAGAKMVIGVDQSEIIYQAMDIVRSNQLQDRVTLIKGRIEEVKLPVEKVDIIISEWMGYFLLFESMLDSVLYARDLYLAEGGSVYPDRCTISLAAVGDTEKHQDRIAFWDDVYGFKMACMKRAVVPEAVVQVLKPDTLISKPAVIQGIDCNAVSLSELEFASDFCLKITDSTDCTLLLHPEHGRDLPQERTLDTHHLIYTSKPPWGVIMDMDLRQAHLLCAFSDYLLRKYN
- the prmt3 gene encoding protein arginine N-methyltransferase 3 isoform X2, with the translated sequence MAEYTDHDGGAGDDVPDLSDSDNEEQWQWMEANDNNVQVTCLFCDKMSNSGPETLQHCLVEHQVDLVEVVKKHKLDDYGYIKMINYIRTEKCSGQSLSSLPECSIPWESDEYMRPALQDDPLLQIDLEELCEGKGILAGPSTGGQCEASRSSDALLQRAQAAEERAQRTEEALARAMDDLHKLKLLAQGLVLNADVGRGTGSLGAVAELREDEDEAYFSSYGHYSIHEEMLKDKVRTESYRDFMYLNPEVFKDKVVLDVGCGTGILSMFAARAGAKMVIGVDQSEIIYQAMDIVRSNQLQDRVTLIKGRIEEVKLPVEKVDIIISEWMGYFLLFESMLDSVLYARDLYLAEGGSVYPDRCTISLAAVGDTEKHQDRIAFWDDVYGFKMACMKRAVVPEAVVQVLKPDTLISKPAVIQGIDCNAVSLSELEFASDFCLKITDSTDCTAIVGYFDIFFDRYCGNKVMFSTGPQVTKTHWKQTVFLLENPIPVQAGEELQGRITIRKNKKDPRSLFITFDLHDMKQTYSLQ